The following proteins are co-located in the Heliorestis convoluta genome:
- the thrB gene encoding homoserine kinase, translating into MTAARTSGFVRVKVPATTANLGPGFDTLGMALELYNIVELTALPQGELVVEIEGEGISNIPRDDSNIVIKIIRQVYAKAKMQPCGFKLKLINHIPVARGLGSSAAALVGGAVAANELCGNVLTDQEVLELVTTFEGHPDNVAPALFGGVVVSAEVQNAQGSEVVSRKIPPPYGLKALVAIPDFHLATKKARSVLPRQVPFEDALFNLSRVSMVIMAFVHNDWELLGKVMDDRLHQPYREELIPGMKDVFAAAYDAGAIAAVLSGAGPTLIAFARENTEDIARAMKEAFERHGVKATIQELKPSPVGAKVF; encoded by the coding sequence ATGACAGCCGCCAGGACTTCTGGTTTCGTGCGCGTCAAAGTCCCGGCGACAACAGCGAACCTAGGTCCCGGCTTTGATACACTCGGTATGGCTTTAGAGCTTTACAATATCGTTGAATTAACAGCTCTTCCCCAAGGAGAGCTCGTGGTAGAAATAGAAGGAGAAGGTATCTCCAACATTCCGAGAGATGATTCGAATATTGTAATAAAAATAATTCGACAAGTCTATGCCAAAGCGAAGATGCAACCTTGTGGCTTCAAGCTTAAACTGATCAACCATATTCCTGTAGCAAGGGGTCTTGGTTCATCGGCAGCTGCTCTTGTCGGTGGTGCTGTTGCAGCCAATGAGCTTTGTGGCAATGTTCTCACAGATCAGGAAGTCTTAGAACTCGTAACGACTTTTGAAGGCCATCCCGATAATGTAGCGCCAGCTCTTTTTGGTGGTGTTGTTGTATCGGCAGAAGTGCAAAATGCCCAAGGCTCGGAAGTAGTCAGTCGCAAAATTCCGCCACCTTATGGCTTAAAAGCACTGGTTGCTATACCGGACTTTCACTTGGCTACCAAAAAAGCACGCAGTGTTTTGCCACGACAAGTGCCTTTCGAAGATGCTTTGTTTAACCTTTCTCGTGTAAGCATGGTTATTATGGCCTTTGTCCATAACGACTGGGAACTTTTAGGAAAAGTAATGGATGATCGTTTGCATCAGCCTTACCGAGAAGAATTGATTCCAGGGATGAAAGATGTCTTTGCTGCTGCTTATGATGCCGGCGCTATTGCTGCCGTTTTGAGTGGTGCTGGCCCTACGCTAATTGCTTTTGCCCGAGAAAATACAGAAGACATTGCCAGAGCCATGAAAGAGGCTTTTGAGCGTCATGGTGTGAAGGCTACAATTCAAGAATTAAAGCCAAGTCCCGTCGGGGCGAAAGTATTCTAA
- a CDS encoding aspartate kinase, with translation MPIVVQKFGGSSVANAERIKRVARRVVETKEAGNQVIVVVSAMGDSTDDLIELANQINEKQKPQAREMDMLLATGEQVSIALLAMAIAQLGHEAVSLTGPQAGVMTESVHCKARIVDIRTERLQKELEAGRIVIVAGFQGLTANGDIATLGRGGSDTSAVALAVAIGAQVCEIFTDVDGVYTTDPRVVPRAQKLSRITYDEMLELASLGAQVLHPRSVELGKAYKMPIHVRSSFNHNDGTMVQEAEGDMEKELMVSGVTYDMNVVKVGLFDVPDRPGIARILFTALAKAHVNVDMIIQSAMHNERNDISFTVGQSDQEVAVAVVQQVKEEIGAGGVIYDDKVAKVSIVGAGMISRPGVAALMFEAISEEGINIEMISTSEIKVSCVIVAEDAKRAVQAIHRKFELDGLDAVNCEGFATA, from the coding sequence GTGCCCATAGTAGTTCAGAAATTCGGTGGCTCTTCGGTCGCCAACGCTGAACGGATCAAACGTGTGGCCCGACGGGTCGTAGAAACGAAAGAAGCAGGCAATCAAGTGATTGTAGTCGTATCAGCCATGGGTGATAGTACCGATGATCTGATCGAACTAGCCAATCAAATCAACGAAAAACAAAAACCGCAAGCTCGTGAGATGGACATGCTCTTGGCGACAGGAGAACAAGTATCAATTGCTTTACTCGCCATGGCCATTGCTCAACTGGGGCATGAAGCGGTCTCTTTAACAGGCCCGCAGGCAGGCGTTATGACCGAATCTGTTCACTGCAAAGCTCGAATTGTAGATATTCGTACAGAGCGATTGCAAAAAGAATTAGAGGCCGGTCGCATCGTAATTGTTGCTGGATTCCAGGGTCTTACTGCCAACGGGGACATTGCCACTTTAGGCCGTGGTGGTTCTGATACAAGCGCTGTCGCTCTAGCAGTCGCAATTGGTGCACAAGTGTGTGAAATCTTTACAGATGTTGATGGCGTCTATACGACCGATCCTCGTGTCGTTCCCAGAGCCCAGAAATTATCAAGAATTACTTATGATGAAATGCTAGAATTGGCCAGTTTAGGGGCCCAAGTTCTTCACCCGCGTTCAGTAGAACTGGGTAAAGCTTATAAAATGCCTATACATGTACGGTCTAGTTTTAATCATAATGACGGAACGATGGTGCAGGAGGCAGAAGGAGATATGGAAAAAGAGTTAATGGTCAGTGGTGTGACCTATGATATGAACGTAGTCAAGGTAGGTCTTTTTGACGTGCCCGATCGCCCCGGTATTGCAAGAATTCTTTTTACTGCACTGGCAAAAGCACATGTCAACGTAGACATGATCATACAAAGTGCCATGCACAATGAAAGAAACGATATATCTTTCACCGTAGGGCAAAGCGATCAAGAAGTGGCTGTTGCTGTCGTTCAACAAGTGAAGGAAGAAATCGGAGCTGGTGGTGTTATCTATGATGATAAAGTCGCCAAAGTTTCCATTGTTGGTGCGGGAATGATTAGTAGACCGGGTGTTGCTGCCCTGATGTTTGAAGCCATTTCCGAAGAAGGCATCAACATTGAAATGATTTCTACATCGGAAATTAAAGTTTCCTGTGTTATTGTGGCTGAAGATGCCAAAAGAGCTGTACAAGCAATTCACCGTAAGTTCGAACTCGATGGATTGGATGCAGTGAATTGTGAAGGATTTGCAACAGCCTAA
- a CDS encoding FadR/GntR family transcriptional regulator produces MVSKEEQEEAVLSVIHRYDEPIGSGNIREKVAERGFQISEATVGRLLKDFDNLGYTQKIGYQGRIITKEGYRRLCELKHRRERECLSLELADSLCPETQKNMLDLLVARRAIEGEIASLAAEHIRKEEIMALEKILEHQILHHQRGELAVEQDLDFHRIVAQASRNEILEKAISLIRQQGRHATSLEYIRQQVSKSTIEDHQQIYQAICEGDAEKARQAMIQHIENLMKDVKTYWRYKENQKK; encoded by the coding sequence ATGGTTTCAAAAGAAGAACAAGAAGAAGCGGTCCTTTCCGTGATTCATCGATACGACGAGCCTATCGGCTCAGGCAACATTCGTGAAAAAGTGGCAGAACGAGGTTTTCAGATCAGCGAAGCAACGGTGGGGCGATTGCTGAAAGACTTCGACAACCTCGGTTATACGCAGAAAATAGGTTACCAAGGGCGTATTATTACGAAGGAAGGCTACAGGCGTCTTTGCGAATTAAAGCATCGTCGTGAAAGAGAGTGTCTAAGCTTAGAATTGGCTGATAGCCTTTGCCCAGAAACACAAAAAAACATGCTAGATCTTTTAGTAGCCCGTCGAGCGATTGAAGGGGAAATAGCTTCTCTCGCAGCAGAACATATTCGAAAAGAAGAAATAATGGCTTTAGAAAAAATCTTAGAACATCAGATATTGCATCATCAACGAGGCGAACTTGCTGTAGAGCAAGACTTGGATTTTCATCGCATCGTGGCGCAAGCTTCACGAAATGAAATTCTAGAAAAAGCCATCTCACTGATTCGACAGCAAGGCCGTCATGCTACTTCTTTAGAGTACATACGACAACAGGTAAGCAAATCAACGATAGAAGATCATCAACAAATCTATCAAGCTATATGTGAAGGTGACGCAGAAAAAGCTCGTCAAGCCATGATACAGCACATTGAAAATCTGATGAAAGATGTAAAAACCTATTGGCGCTATAAAGAAAATCAAAAAAAGTAA
- a CDS encoding DUF6917 domain-containing protein: MTDPYSKGLLKVHPYAKKKDVTGELVAILDGKIENRGLKLIKPISRVLCEDEIHEIIITDEQDAAPGKEVNAIAYLAFFELKGGGVIVTGDEVYLKGKLIGQIAGFDETHMPNHINIIVKSAERYTGMEINAEIGMQLLIKKP, translated from the coding sequence TTGACGGATCCATACAGCAAAGGTCTTTTGAAAGTTCATCCCTATGCCAAGAAAAAAGATGTGACGGGTGAACTGGTTGCCATTCTCGATGGGAAAATAGAAAATCGCGGCTTAAAGCTAATTAAACCCATCTCAAGAGTTCTCTGCGAAGATGAAATTCATGAAATTATCATCACCGATGAACAAGATGCAGCGCCAGGTAAAGAAGTAAACGCCATTGCCTATCTCGCTTTTTTTGAATTAAAAGGTGGCGGTGTCATTGTTACAGGTGATGAAGTATACCTGAAAGGAAAACTTATAGGACAAATCGCCGGTTTTGATGAAACCCATATGCCCAATCATATCAACATTATTGTCAAATCTGCAGAACGTTACACTGGCATGGAAATTAATGCTGAAATCGGAATGCAGTTATTGATAAAAAAACCTTAA